From a single Brassica napus cultivar Da-Ae chromosome C9, Da-Ae, whole genome shotgun sequence genomic region:
- the LOC125592954 gene encoding uncharacterized protein LOC125592954 produces MHLEELQAKDARLAKNETLLWKNHTEHFTEWLKNKIHLDSKDSHSKEIRWLAFGPRNVALAHKGFIINGQRFHTDAVKLKTQNSGVTYEAFSMCRSSARDMRQVADMITYYGVIKEILVIDYHMFKVPLFRCNWANTANGVKEEDGFTLVNLHMNQAAYLKDPFILPSQAKQVFYSREDDASNWYVVMRAPPRGYHELETEEDLGGAPLPVQEVDDMGDDMDDDSVYVRDDCEGLLVVD; encoded by the exons ATGCATTTGGAAGAGTTGCAAGCTAAGGATGCTCGATTGGCTAAAAATGAAACTTTGTTATGGAAAAACCATACTGAACACTTTACAGAATGGCTTAAAAATAAG ATTCATTTAGACTCAAAAGATAGTCATTCTAAGGAGATAAGGTGGTTGGCATTTGGACCAAGAAATGTTGCTTTAGCACATAAAGGATTCATCATCAATGGCCAACGGTTTCATACTGATGCGGTCAAGCTGAAGACACAAAACAGTGGAGTAACTTATGAAGCCTTTAGCATGTGTAGATCAAGTGCAAGAGATATGAGACAGGTCGCGGATATGATTACATACTATGGAGTGATAAAGGAGATTTTGGTCATCGACTATCACATGTTCAAAGTGCCACTCTTTAGATGCAACTGGGCAAACACAGCGAATGGTGTGAAGGAAGAAGATGGCTTCACTCTTGTTAACCTTCATATGAACCAAGCAGCCTATTTGAAAGATCCATTCATTCTACCTTCTCAAGCGAAACAGGTTTTCTACTCTAGGGAGGATGATGCTTCAAATTGGTATGTTGTTATGAGAGCACCACCTAGAGGTTATCATGAGTTGGAAACAGAAGAGGATTTAGGTGGTGCTCCTTTACCtgtccaagaagttgatgatatgGGTGATGATATGGATGATGATAGTGTATATGTTAGGGATGATTGTGAAGGTTTATTAGTGGTAGATTGA
- the LOC111209986 gene encoding high mobility group nucleosome-binding domain-containing protein 5-like has product MAKTRGQVGSRRSKRNQGLEVVDQEDKAPQLKVKKRTAKKTASPKKNLVLTPTRRSSRIKKVAAEDDYIEDVTPSDDDEVEDVTPPKDNEVQDVTPAQDDEVEDVTPEDKDDQAEKSMSEEDKDDEEDVNGKEDEEDGDVNGKENEEDGDLNGKENEEEPANMEDDGVLNEKGNEEEACEEEARDMEEDGTAQDDEIPSTEGVKLAGEEVSKKKKRGPTKLRRVAENPNDKIMVTFNDIGEHVGPGSVTLSSFLGPLVREHVPVTLADWRKLDAATKATMWEEIQGRFNLQEEWQKAVIFKQLGNVWRAGKSRLVSQVRVAKTAAERIALKPSNIPSLQLWNTWVKSKTTKSFTETSNKYRAMRRNQIPHTTSRKGMLRLADDMVKE; this is encoded by the exons ATGGCAAAGACAAGAGGACAAGTTGGTTCTCGTCGGAGTAAACGTAATCAAGGCTTGGAGGTAGTAGATCAAGAGGACAAGGCACCGCAACTAAAAGTGAAGAAAAGAACAGCAAAGAAAACGGCTTCCCCTAAAAAGAATTTAGTTTTAACGCCAACGAGAAGAAGTAGTAGAATCAAGAAAGTGGCTGCTGAAGATGATTACATAGAAGATGTAACACCATCTGACGATGATGAGGTAGAAGATGTTACACCTCCTAAGGATAATGAAGTACAAGATGTAACACCTGCTCAGGATGATGAAGTAGAAGATGTAACACCCGAAGATAAGGATGATCAGGCTGAGAAGTCAATGtctgaagaagataaagacgatgaagaggatgtcaatgggaaagaggatgaagaagatggcgatgtcaatgggaaagagaatgaagaagatggagatctcaatgggaaagagaatgaagaagaaccGGCCAATATGGAAGATGATGGAGTTCTTAATGAGAAAGGGAACGAAGAGGaagcttgcgaagaagaagcTCGCGATATGGAAGAAGATGGCACTGCGCAAGATGATGAGATTCCTAGTACTGAAGGAGTTAAGCTAGCAGGGGaggaagtttcaaaaaaaaaaaaaagaggaccTACAAAGTTGCGTAGAGTGGCTGAAAATCCCAATGATAAGATTATGGTCACATTCAATGACATTGGTGAGCATGTTGGACCTGGTTCAGTAACCCTATCGTCGTTTCTTGGTCCTCTTGTGAGGGAACATGTTCCGGTTACACTTGCCGATTGGAGAAAACTTGATGCAGCGACTAAAGCAACAATGTGGGAAGAAATTcag GGGAGGTTTAACTTGCAAGAAGAGTGGCAGAAAGCTGTTATTTTCAAGCAGCTGGGAAATGTGTGGAGGGCTGGGAAGTCAAGGCTGGTGTCACAAGTACGTGTGGCGAAGACTGCAGCTGAGAGAATAGCTTTAAAACCGAGCAACATCCCATCCCTTCAACTGTGGAACACTTGGGTTAAGAGTAAGACTACCAAATCTTTCACA GAAACGAGTAACAAGTACAGAGCGATGAGAAGAAATCAGATTCCTCACACCACCAGCCGCAAAGGAATGCTTCGTTTAGCTGATGATATGGTAAAAGAGTAG
- the LOC106356985 gene encoding uncharacterized protein LOC106356985: MDSTSAADNIREDAVSKVLGKDKPGRVRGFGRGITANKLAYLQFRDAKIAEMKSEIEELKGMVRELAEKKKSNVDAETSESSGGFKEGVRVQILDWIESEDVVVGEGEFCSAEPKYKIGRIPIGPNAVAIVVKYALSASASLWRPTTDVLTLDEAVGYKISWPMDKVILDKDPNCSEDLSMQSKEGEYRRCKIYDWTNDEDEVIAEGLVCSSKSKDMVNNIPLGPNAVSVEVVKVFNDQAYLWRPTADMFLIGDALSEKIAWPVLKVEVMPTPATEVTPTKCAGKKIASPSKPAKKKAVSPGSTSSTRSPKQKCTLLDCNNSGRKVAEGRVASTDPNELCHFVPLGPNASKVWIDVAKIGDAKVWRPNSEIEYISDAMGSVVAWPNDKIKFV, from the exons ATGGACTCCACATCAGCTGCTGATAACATAAGGGAAGATGCTGTGAGCAAGGTTTTGGGAAAAGACAAACCTGGACGAGTAAGGGGCTTTGGTAGAGGGATTACAGCTAATAAGCTAGCATATCTGCAATTTAGAGACGCTAAGATTGCAGAAATGAAAAGTGAGATTGAAGAGTTAAAGGGGATGGTGCGAGAATTAGCTGAGAAGAAG AAAAGTAATGTTGATGCTGAAACATCTGAGAGTAGTGGTGGATTCAAAGAAGGAGTCAGAGTACAAATACTGGATTGGATTGAATCAGAGGATGTTGTTGTTGGTGAAGGAGAATTCTGCTCTGCTGAACCGAAGTACAAAATTGGTCGTATACCAATTGGTCCTAATGCAGTGGCTATCGTAGTTAAGTATGCACTAAGCGCATCAGCTTCACTCTGGAGGCCTACTACGGATGTGTTAACTCTTGATGAAGCTGTGGGATACAAGATATCTTGGCCAATGGATAAAGTGATTTTGGATAAGGATCCAAACTGTTCTGAAGATTTATCTAtg CAAAGCAAGGAAGGTGAATATCGAAGATGCAAGATATATGATTGGACCAATGATGAGGACGAGGTCATTGCTGAAGGTCTCGTGTGCTCTTCAAAATCCAAAGACATGGTTAACAACATACCTCTGGGTCCCAATGCTGTTAGTGTCGAAGTAGTGAAGGTGTTCAATGATCAAGCATATTTGTGGAGGCCAACCGCTGATATGTTCTTGATTGGTGATGCACTTAGCGAGAAAATAGCATGGCCAGTCCTAAAGGTTGAAGTCATGCCTACACCTGCTACAGAAGTAACACCAACTAAATGTGCAGGGAAGAAAATAGCATCACCTTCGAAGCCAGCCAAGAAAAAAGCAGTG AGTCCAGGCAGCACTAGTTCGACCAGAAGTCCGAAGCAGAAGTGCACTCTCTTGGATTGCAACAACTCTGGACGTAAGGTAGCTGAAGGAAGGGTAGCTTCAACGGATCCGAATGAGTTGTGCCACTTTGTACCCCTAGGTCCAAATGCAAGCAAGGTGTGGATTGATGTGGCTAAGATCGGTGATGCAAAAGTCTGGAGGCCAAATTCAGAGATTGAATACATATCTGATGCAATGGGTTCGGTTGTGGCATGGCCAAATGACAAAATCAAGTTTGTCTAA
- the LOC125592665 gene encoding uncharacterized protein LOC125592665, whose translation MDKSWIWLPRNSHEYSEGATNFVNSSAKRLGSLSEMLCPCRDCRNLSHQSLDKIVEHLVIRGMDKKYKSSRWSIHGEKRDSAEDSVLQYETEAFDLFKTIFSMDEGGPNPTTDNEDDEAPEEIEFKKKLRDAQTPLYSDCLKHTKVSAIMGLYRFKVKSGVSENYFDQLLVLLEDLLPEDNVLPKSLAAIKKILKIFGFGYDSIHACKNDCILYRKEYENLESCPRCKVSRWEMDKHSNELKVGIPAKVLRYFPIKDRFRRMFRSQRMAEDLRWHYTNATEDGTMRHPVDSISWAQVNAKWPDFAADPRNLRLGISTDGMNPFSMQSTNHSTWPVLLVNYNTPPTMCMKAENIMLTLLIPGPTAPGNNIDVYLAPLIDDLKDLWAEGIEVYDSFAKENFNLRALLLWSISDYPALGTLSGCKVKGKQACNVCGKDTPARWLKFSRKFVYMSNRRRLPPGHRYRYKKAWFDNTTSREGKKRKRLELEDDERLQEEECEESNELWRWKKRSIFFDLPYWKELPVRHNIDVMHVEKNVSDAILSLLMQSAKSKDGLKARKDLEDIGIRKHLHTEVRGKKTYLPPAAYWLSKREKTIFCQRLAKFRGPDGYCGNIANSVSVNPPNIGSLKSHDHHVLVQNLLPAALRGLLHRGPRIAINRLCSYFNRLCQRIIDPEKLISMETEFVETMCQLERFFPPALFDIMFHLPLHLSREARLGGPVHFRWMYPFERYMKTLKAFVKNYARPEACMAEAYLAGECVAFCLEFLKESVPVQEAVNRNEDVEADRMVVEGRPLQKGIEVTLSDKDRDIAHRYVLMNMASLDPFLE comes from the exons ATGGATAAGTCGTGGATTTGGCTTCCAAG GAATAGCCACGAGTATTCAGAAGGAGCAACTAATTTTGTGAATTCGTCCGCAAAAAGATTGGGAAGTCTGTCTGAAATGCTATGCCCTTGTAGAGACTGCCGCAATCTGAGCCATCAGTCACTGGATAAAATTGTGGAGCATTTGGTGATTAGGGGTATGGATAAGAAGTATAAGAGTTCTCGTTGGAGTATTCATGGAGAAAAAAGAGATTCTGCAGAAGACagtgttcttcaatatgaaacAGAGGCGTTTGATTTGTTTAAGACAATATTCTCCATGGACGAAGGTGGTCCAAACCCGACAACTGACAACGAAGACGATGAAGCACCAGAGGAAATTGAGTTTAAGAAAAAGCTCAGAGACGCTCAAACGCCATTATACTCGGATTGTCTCAAGCACACAAAGGTTTCAGCTATCATGGGACTTTACAGATTCAAGGTTAAAAGTGGTGTGTCGGAGAACTACTTTGATCAGCTGTTGGTTTTACTTGAGGATTTGCTACCTGAAGACAATGTTCTTCCCAAGAGTTTAGCTGCAATCAAAAAAATTCTGAAGATCTTTGGGTTCGGCTACGACAGTATTCATGCTTGCAAGAATGATTGCATATTGTATAGGAAGGAGTATGAGAACCTAGAAAGCTGTCCAAGATGCAAAGTTTCAAGATGGGAAATGGATAAGCACAGTAATGAGTTAAAGGTGGGGATTCCGGCAAAGGTCCTTAGATATTTTCCAATCAAGGACAGGTTTAGGAGGATGTTTAGATCACAAAGGATGGCTGAAGATCTGCGTTGGCACTATACCAATGCCACTGAAGATGGTACAATGCGGCACCCTGTTGATTCTATCTCTTGGGCACAAGTGAATGCTAAATGGCCAGACTTTGCTGCTGATCCACGGAATCTTCGACTTGGGATTTCTACAGATGGGATGAACCCTTTCTCCATGCAAAGCACCAATCACAGCACATGGCCAGTGTTGTTAGTGAACTATAACACGCCTCCAACCATGTGTATGAAGGCTGAGAATATAATGCTGACTTTGTTGATCCCTGGTCCTACTGCTCCTGGTAACAACATTGATGTTTACCTAGCACCACTGATAGACGATCTAAAGGATTTGTGGGCTGAGGGTATTGAAGTGTATGACTCATTTGCGAAGGAGAACTTTAATCTCAGAGCCTTGCTGCTTTGGAGTATCAGTGACTATCCAGCCTTAGGAACACTGTCTGGATGTAAAGTAAAGGGGAAACAAGCCTGCAATGTATGTGGAAAGGATACACCTGCAAGGTGGCTTAAGTTTAGCCGCAAGTTTGTCTACATGAGTAACAGAAGGAGACTACCGCCTGGCCATCGTTACAGATATAAAAAAGCTTGGTTTGACAACACT ACCTctagagaaggaaaaaaaaggaaaagactagagttggaagatgatgaGAGGTTACAAGAAGAAGAGTGTGAAGAATCAAATGAACTATGGCGGtggaagaagagatcaataTTCTTTGATCTACCTTACTGGAAG GAGTTGCCTGTTCGTCACAATATTGATGTTATGCACGTAGAAAAGAATGTGTCCGATGCTATATTGTCTCTGTTGATGCAAAGTGCGAAGTCAAAAGATGGGTTGAAAGCAAGAAAAGACTTAGAAGATATTGGAATCAGAAAGCACTTGCACACAGAGGTGAGGGGAAAGAAAACATACTTACCTCCTGCTGCCTACTGGTTATCGAAGAGAGAGAAGACCATTTTCTGCCAAAGGTTAGCTAAGTTTAGAGGCCCTGATGGTTATTGTGGTAATATTGCGAATAGTGTTTCAGTTAACCCTCCAAATATTGGTAGTTTAAAGTCGCATGATCATCATGTCTTAGTACAGAACTTGTTACCAGCTGCATTAAGAGGGTTGTTACATAGGGGTCCTAGGATAGCCATAAATAGATTATGCAGTTACTTCAACAGGTTGTGTCAGCGCATCATTGACCCAGAGAAACTTATATCCATGGAGACAGAGTTTGTGGAGACAATGTGTCAGCTGGAGCGCTTCTTCCCTCCAGCCCTTTTTGATATCATGTTTCACCTTCCACTACATTTATCAAGAGAGGCACGGTTGGGAGGACCAGTTCACTTCCGATGGATGTATCCCTTCGAAAG GTACATGAAAACACTAAAGGCTTTTGTTAAGAATTATGCAAGGCCAGAAGCATGTATGGCTGAGGCGTATTTAGCTGGAGAATGTGTTGCATTTTGTTTAGAGTTCCTTAAAGAATCAGTACCAGTTCAAGAAGCAGTTAATCGTAATGAAGATGTTGAGGCTGATAGAATGGTGGTTGAAGGCCGACCTCTGCAGAAGGGTATAGAGGTTACCCTGTCAGATAAAGATAGAGACATTGCACATCGATATGTGCTAATGAACATGGCATCTTTGGATCCCTTTCTTGAGTAA